One Hippoglossus stenolepis isolate QCI-W04-F060 chromosome 22, HSTE1.2, whole genome shotgun sequence DNA segment encodes these proteins:
- the chrm2a gene encoding muscarinic acetylcholine receptor M2a — MDVFNFTYWNASEGNDTEVVEESESAYKTVEVVFIVLVAGSLSLVTVIGNILVMLSIKVNRNLQTVNNYFLFSLACADLIIGLCSMNLYTVYIVIGYWPLGPVVCDLWLALDYVVSNASVMNLLIISFDRYFCVTKPLSYPVKRTTKMAGMMIAGAWVLSFILWAPAILFWQFIVGGRTVPERECYIQFFSNAAVTFGTAIAAFYLPVIIMIQLYWQISRASKSRVKKDNRKPSGATAEPLSPGQRRNNTPKPNNNNVPVEVAERSQTHNSDAGAHEHDGKLQNGKGPSSNAEGETEGDEGARENCAPGEEKESSNDSTSGSAAASNQREEEVVPSTANSSLETSQPPPRQRAKAGVSKLTCIKIKTKSPKSDCYTPSNATVEIVPASERQNHVARKIVKMTKQPPKKKKAPPSREKKVTRTIMAILVAFVATWTPYNVMVLINTFCSSCIPNTMWTIGYWLCYINSTINPACYALCNATFKKTFKHLLLCQYKNIRSAR, encoded by the coding sequence ATGGATGTATTCAATTTCACCTACTGGAATGCCTCCGAAGGCAATGACACAGAAGTCGtggaagagagcgagagcgcCTACAAGACTGTGGAGGTGGTGTTCATCGTGCTGGTGGCCGGCTCCCTCAGCTTGGTCACAGTCATTGGAAATATCCTGGTCATGCTTTCCATCAAAGTTAACCGGAACTTACAGACCGTCAACAACTACTTTTTGTTCAGTCTCGCATGCGCTGACCTAATTATCGGACTGTGCTCCATGAACTTGTACACAGTCTACATAGTGATAGGCTACTGGCCCCTGGGGCCCGTGGTGTGCGATCTGTGGTTGGCCTTGGACTATGTTGTCAGCAACGCATCTGTCATGAATCTCCTCATCATAAGCTTTGACAGATATTTCTGTGTCACCAAGCCCCTCAGCTACCCGGTCAAAAGGACCACCAAGATGGCAGGGATGATGATCGCTGGAGCCTGGGTCCTGTCCTTCATCCTCTGGGCGCCCGCCATTCTCTTCTGGCAGTTCATCGTTGGTGGGAGGACGGTTCCGGAGAGAGAGTGCTACATCCAGTTCTTCTCGAACGCCGCCGTCACATTCGGGACCGCCATTGCCGCCTTTTACCTGCCGGTCATCATCATGATTCAGCTCTACTGGCAGATCTCCAGGGCAAGCAAGAGTCGTGTGAAGAAGGATAACCGCAAGCCGTCAGGAGCCACCGCCGAACCCCTGTCACCTGGCCAGAGGAGGAACAACACGCCaaaacccaacaacaacaacgtacCAGTGGAGGTGGCGGAGCGTTCCCAGACCCACAATTCTGACGCTGGGGCCCACGAGCATGATGGGAAACTGCAAAATGGTAAAGGACCCTCCTCAAATGCCGAGGGAGAAACCGAAGGTGATGAAGGGGCAAGAGAGAATTGTGCTcctggagaggagaaggagagctCCAACGACTCCACATCCGGGAGTGCGGCCGCGTCCaatcagagggaggaggaggtggtgccGTCCACAGCCAACTCCAGCCTCGAGACGAGCCAACCACCCCCACGTCAGCGAGCCAAGGCGGGGGTGTCCAAGCTGACCTGCATCAAGATCAAGACCAAATCACCCAAGAGTGACTGCTACACGCCGTCCAACGCCACCGTCGAGATCGTGCCGGCCTCCGAGCGGCAGAATCACGTGGCGCGAAAGATCGTAAAGATGACGAAGCAGCCtcccaagaagaagaaggcgcCGCCGTCACGGGAGAAAAAAGTGACCCGCACCATCATGGCCATCCTGGTCGCTTTCGTAGCCACCTGGACTCCTTACAATGTGATGGTGCTCATCAACAccttctgctccagctgcaTCCCCAACACAATGTGGACTATCGGTTACTGGCTGTGCTACATCAACAGCACCATCAACCCGGCCTGCTACGCTCTGTGCAACGCCACGTTCAAAAAGACATTCAAACACCTTCTCCTCTGCCAATACAAGAATATTAGGTCAGCCAGATAA